One part of the Pseudemcibacter aquimaris genome encodes these proteins:
- a CDS encoding PQQ-binding-like beta-propeller repeat protein, with protein MNLSFKKTVMAITTLATVFSLGIANAEDKGTTNGEWHHYTGDIKGSRYTALDQINADNFEDLEMVWSFSTKNLGTRGEYKLEVTPLMVDGVLYATAGTRRTAIALDAVTGELMWLHSMREGLRAGMAPRQLSGRGLSYWSDGNGDDRVYYVSTGYRLIALNAHTGVPIESFGPSGNGILDLKVGVVQGNEVQIDLVTGEIGLHATPTVVGDMIIVGSAMKEGMTIDNYNNTKGLVRAFDIRTGELIWQFDPIPRPGQFGNDTWLDNSWERNGNTGVWTQITVDEKNELVFLSVESPSSDFYGGHRPGNNLFGESIVAVDLKDGSYKWHFQIVHHPIWDHDLSSAPLVMDVTIDGEEREILALPTKQAFMYVFDRITGEPIWDIPEVPVPQGNVPGEWYSPTQPRPSDKLLYGNPELDFPDDLIDFTPEMREQAIKNLERWVWKDGTLYNPPILGDVNGMLGAINLGNAGGGTNWPGGAFDPETGIVYTSATTGSIGGISLAPPPEGYSNVRYILGRKGEPFRMRNAAGTGQNPDAPKEVNYPVYDGPRVEIPSLNVEGLNILKPPYGVLAAIDMNKGEVKWRVAHGETPDNVRNHPKLRDMDIPRTGQRSSVGTVVTKTLVIVGDPRVTNPGDRERGAMLRAYDKETGENVGEVWMPAGQSGSPMSYMVDGRQYIIVSVSGGAYPGEFRAYALPED; from the coding sequence ATGAACTTAAGTTTCAAGAAAACCGTGATGGCAATCACGACACTGGCAACCGTATTTTCACTCGGCATTGCCAATGCAGAAGACAAGGGCACAACAAACGGCGAATGGCATCATTATACTGGTGACATTAAAGGGTCACGTTATACGGCGCTTGATCAAATCAACGCGGATAACTTTGAAGACCTGGAAATGGTATGGTCATTTTCGACTAAAAACCTTGGTACACGTGGCGAATATAAGCTTGAAGTCACGCCACTTATGGTGGACGGCGTACTTTACGCGACGGCAGGAACCCGCCGCACGGCAATTGCACTTGATGCTGTAACAGGGGAACTGATGTGGCTTCATAGTATGCGCGAAGGACTTCGTGCGGGTATGGCCCCACGTCAATTATCGGGCCGTGGCCTTTCTTATTGGTCAGATGGCAATGGCGATGACCGCGTTTATTACGTATCCACCGGTTACCGCCTTATTGCGCTTAATGCCCATACCGGCGTTCCAATTGAAAGCTTTGGACCAAGCGGCAATGGTATTCTTGACCTTAAAGTCGGCGTTGTTCAAGGAAACGAAGTACAGATCGACCTTGTGACCGGTGAAATCGGTCTTCACGCGACACCAACAGTTGTTGGCGACATGATCATCGTGGGCTCTGCGATGAAAGAAGGCATGACGATTGATAACTACAATAACACCAAAGGCCTTGTGCGTGCATTTGATATTCGTACCGGTGAACTGATTTGGCAATTCGATCCAATCCCACGCCCGGGCCAATTCGGCAACGACACCTGGCTTGATAATTCATGGGAAAGAAACGGTAACACAGGTGTTTGGACACAAATTACTGTAGACGAGAAAAACGAACTTGTTTTCCTTTCCGTAGAATCACCATCATCAGATTTTTATGGCGGACATCGTCCGGGTAACAATCTGTTCGGCGAAAGTATCGTTGCCGTTGACTTAAAAGATGGTTCTTATAAATGGCACTTTCAAATTGTTCACCATCCAATTTGGGATCATGACCTATCATCAGCACCGCTTGTCATGGATGTCACCATCGACGGTGAAGAACGCGAAATTCTTGCGCTACCAACAAAACAGGCATTCATGTATGTGTTTGACCGTATAACAGGTGAGCCGATTTGGGATATTCCGGAAGTGCCGGTACCACAAGGCAATGTGCCCGGTGAATGGTATTCCCCAACTCAGCCACGTCCATCGGACAAGCTACTATATGGTAATCCTGAACTGGATTTTCCGGATGACCTGATTGATTTTACGCCGGAAATGCGCGAGCAAGCCATCAAGAACCTTGAACGTTGGGTCTGGAAAGACGGCACCCTTTATAACCCACCAATTCTTGGTGATGTAAATGGAATGCTTGGTGCGATTAACCTTGGTAATGCTGGTGGTGGTACCAACTGGCCGGGCGGTGCATTCGACCCTGAAACAGGTATCGTTTATACATCGGCAACAACAGGTTCTATTGGCGGCATATCACTGGCACCCCCACCAGAAGGATATTCAAACGTACGGTATATCCTTGGACGTAAGGGTGAACCATTCCGTATGCGTAATGCGGCCGGCACTGGTCAAAACCCAGACGCACCGAAAGAAGTAAACTATCCAGTATATGATGGCCCACGTGTTGAAATTCCATCACTAAATGTGGAAGGACTTAATATCCTTAAACCACCATATGGTGTTCTTGCAGCGATTGATATGAACAAGGGCGAGGTAAAATGGCGTGTTGCACACGGTGAAACACCGGATAATGTTCGCAACCATCCAAAACTTCGTGATATGGATATTCCGCGCACCGGTCAACGTTCCAGTGTTGGTACCGTTGTCACCAAAACACTTGTGATTGTAGGTGATCCACGTGTGACGAACCCCGGTGACCGTGAACGTGGTGCGATGCTTCGTGCATATGACAAGGAAACCGGTGAAAATGTTGGTGAAGTATGGATGCCAGCAGGGCAATCAGGTTCACCGATGTCATATATGGTGGACGGCAGACAGTATATTATTGTTTCCGTATCCGGCGGTGCATATCCGGGTGAGTTTCGTGCATATGCATTACCAGAAGATTGA
- a CDS encoding cytochrome c: MKKILVVAAPMFAALIMSNSANAQMANVWDGAYTEAQAVRGEQSYQEHCSECHGTQMQGREEAPALKQGAFIYNWDGMPVSVLFQRLRETMPLDDPRGTPRKVKADILAYIMQQNNFPAGNAPLPYQNSRLKRIQWNALNPAEN; encoded by the coding sequence ATGAAAAAAATTTTAGTAGTAGCAGCCCCAATGTTTGCTGCATTAATCATGAGTAATTCCGCAAATGCCCAAATGGCAAACGTTTGGGATGGTGCCTATACAGAAGCACAGGCCGTTCGCGGTGAACAATCATATCAGGAACATTGTTCCGAATGCCACGGCACACAAATGCAAGGCCGTGAAGAAGCACCGGCGCTAAAACAAGGTGCATTTATTTATAACTGGGACGGTATGCCAGTAAGCGTACTCTTCCAACGTCTTCGTGAAACAATGCCACTGGATGATCCACGCGGCACCCCACGTAAAGTGAAAGCGGACATCCTTGCATACATCATGCAACAGAATAATTTCCCAGCTGGCAACGCGCCACTTCCGTATCAGAATTCAAGGTTGAAGAGAATTCAATGGAATGCACTGAATCCTGCTGAAAATTAA
- a CDS encoding HupE/UreJ family protein produces the protein MALLNGKMTKIALQIILSVMILFSALTSPLKAHDIPASVTVHMYVKPEGDTLKLLMRVPLESMSELVYPTWGPGFLDFEKADAVFLDAAHVYLTEELKVYEEGVLIEDKTITAYRATSPQDSAIRSWDTAIENINKPPLKNDERLYYGQAVLDIMYEFPIKSDQSRFSIEPTLKKLATITNTVLRFIPAGSGERVFNYIGNPGVVELDPSLLHALYEFMELGFLHILEGTDHILFLLCLVIPARTIRELIPVITSFTVAHSITLISTAFGLAPQALWFAPLIEMLIAVSIVYMAFENIVGAKLKKRWMVAFGFGLVHGFGFSFLLSESMQFAGSHLFTSLLSFNLGVELGQLLILIVLVPVLNLMFRFFVAEKPGTILLSALVAHSGWHWMTERNDRLNEYVFIWPEFNAAFYAELMRWGMLAVIVGAASWAMYELAKYIERRTVK, from the coding sequence ATGGCACTTTTAAACGGTAAAATGACCAAAATCGCACTACAGATCATTTTGTCTGTAATGATTTTATTTTCTGCACTAACATCACCGCTTAAGGCGCATGATATTCCGGCGTCTGTCACGGTGCATATGTATGTAAAACCGGAAGGGGACACATTAAAATTATTAATGCGTGTGCCGCTCGAATCCATGAGCGAACTTGTCTATCCCACCTGGGGCCCGGGCTTTCTCGATTTTGAAAAGGCGGACGCGGTATTCCTTGATGCCGCGCATGTTTACCTGACGGAAGAATTAAAAGTATACGAAGAAGGCGTGTTGATCGAAGATAAGACAATCACCGCTTACCGTGCCACTTCCCCACAAGATAGCGCCATCAGATCATGGGATACGGCCATTGAAAATATCAATAAGCCGCCGCTAAAGAATGATGAACGCCTTTATTACGGGCAAGCGGTTCTGGATATTATGTATGAATTTCCGATCAAATCCGATCAATCCCGTTTTTCCATTGAACCGACCTTGAAAAAACTGGCGACCATCACTAATACGGTTTTAAGGTTTATTCCTGCCGGTAGCGGCGAACGCGTGTTTAACTATATTGGTAACCCGGGTGTTGTTGAACTGGACCCAAGCTTGCTGCACGCGCTTTATGAATTTATGGAACTTGGTTTCCTGCATATTCTTGAAGGAACTGACCATATCCTATTCCTTTTATGTCTTGTTATTCCGGCGCGTACCATTCGTGAATTAATCCCGGTGATTACATCGTTTACCGTAGCCCATTCTATCACGCTTATTTCAACGGCCTTTGGCCTTGCGCCGCAGGCCCTTTGGTTTGCGCCGCTGATTGAAATGTTAATCGCAGTTTCCATCGTTTATATGGCGTTTGAAAATATTGTCGGTGCCAAGCTTAAGAAACGCTGGATGGTGGCCTTTGGTTTCGGTCTTGTGCATGGCTTTGGTTTCTCATTCCTTCTATCGGAAAGCATGCAATTTGCCGGATCACACCTGTTTACGTCGCTGCTGTCATTTAACCTTGGTGTGGAACTGGGTCAGCTGCTTATTCTTATAGTGCTGGTACCGGTGCTTAATCTGATGTTCAGATTTTTCGTCGCTGAAAAGCCGGGTACAATTTTACTATCCGCGCTTGTCGCCCACAGCGGCTGGCACTGGATGACAGAACGCAATGACCGCCTGAATGAATATGTTTTCATCTGGCCGGAATTCAATGCAGCCTTTTATGCGGAACTAATGCGCTGGGGCATGCTCGCCGTCATCGTCGGCGCCGCATCATGGGCCATGTATGAACTCGCGAAATACATCGAACGCCGAACGGTGAAATAA
- a CDS encoding c-type cytochrome, which yields MKLTHKISMVAGAALFALSMQNSANAQMANVWDGAYTDAQAVRGEQSYQEHCSECHGTQMQGREEAPALKQGAFIYNWDGMPVSVLFQRLRETMPLDDPRGTPRKVKADILAYIMKQNGFPAGSAPLPYQNSRLKRIQWNALKPE from the coding sequence ATGAAACTAACACACAAAATTTCAATGGTTGCAGGCGCAGCATTATTTGCGCTTTCCATGCAAAATTCCGCTAACGCTCAAATGGCAAACGTTTGGGATGGCGCCTATACAGATGCACAAGCCGTTCGCGGTGAACAATCATATCAGGAACATTGTTCCGAATGTCACGGCACACAAATGCAAGGCCGTGAAGAAGCACCAGCACTAAAACAAGGTGCATTTATTTATAACTGGGACGGTATGCCAGTAAGCGTACTCTTCCAACGTCTTCGTGAAACAATGCCACTGGATGATCCACGCGGCACACCACGTAAAGTGAAAGCGGACATTCTTGCTTACATCATGAAGCAAAATGGTTTCCCTGCTGGCAGCGCGCCACTTCCATATCAGAATTCAAGACTTAAGCGTATTCAATGGAATGCTTTAAAACCAGAATAG
- a CDS encoding TonB-dependent receptor: protein MNVKNIALLGVSVFAFSPIFSQAQETSDAQVNEDVVTVTATRSTKIASDVVGNQASVSGSEISFIAPTHINEALQGIAGANISRNNGQESLISLRSPIFTGAGACGAFLTAMDGIPLRGAGFCNVNELFDAFPEQGGRVEVVRGPGSVLYGSNAMHGIVNVVSRPVGDAESEASFEGGSWGYFRGTGSVAFKEGNHGVRVSGMAARDGGYIEESGFNQQKGHFRHEFDNGELSISTNFQFTNLDQETAGYLEEPDDWTELGIYKDPVAAKTNGNPEAYRKAKSFRYWSTISTEIADNVRFQISPYARTMDMEFLMHFLPGQPLEENKQTSFGFQNGFYINEGGQFEVIAGIDAEIGKGELVQTQENPPTQGFLVTRLPVGKNYDYEVDTKMIAGFVRGDFDVTDQLTLVGGIRAEHMAYDYDNRMVSGQVDENGDACAHSDGCRYTRPEDREDKFDNVSFEAGMLFKIDETNRFFARYSRGFRAPQSTELYRLQRGQLVADIDSVKLDSIEVGIRGNADTYSYEVAGFYMKKDNVIFQDNRINVDNGASKHIGVEGMFEYRFPQDVSVRFNGSYAEHTYDFDYMTGDINWNGLDIDTAPRNFGSIQLNWAPADKVKAGLEWIYMGEYYMEPTNTIKYEGHNYLNFRIEAEAMEGVDIFMRVMNLTNVRYAERADVSFGTPRYFVGRPRAFFGGARVRF from the coding sequence ATGAACGTCAAAAATATAGCTTTATTGGGGGTTAGTGTTTTTGCATTCTCACCAATCTTCTCTCAGGCTCAGGAAACTTCTGATGCACAGGTAAACGAAGATGTGGTGACAGTGACTGCAACACGCAGTACTAAAATCGCAAGCGATGTTGTGGGTAACCAAGCTTCCGTATCAGGGTCGGAAATTTCATTTATCGCGCCAACACATATTAACGAAGCACTTCAGGGTATCGCTGGTGCCAACATTTCCAGAAACAATGGACAAGAGTCTCTCATCTCGCTCCGTTCGCCGATCTTTACCGGTGCGGGTGCCTGTGGTGCGTTTCTGACGGCAATGGACGGCATTCCATTACGTGGCGCCGGTTTTTGTAACGTGAACGAGCTTTTTGATGCATTCCCAGAACAAGGTGGTCGCGTGGAAGTGGTGCGCGGGCCGGGTTCTGTACTTTACGGTTCAAACGCAATGCACGGCATTGTTAACGTAGTTTCCCGCCCAGTAGGCGATGCGGAATCAGAAGCAAGTTTTGAGGGTGGTTCATGGGGATATTTCCGTGGAACGGGTTCTGTTGCTTTTAAAGAAGGAAACCATGGCGTTCGCGTAAGCGGCATGGCAGCCCGTGATGGCGGTTATATCGAAGAAAGCGGATTTAACCAACAGAAGGGTCATTTCAGACACGAATTTGATAATGGTGAATTAAGCATTTCAACGAATTTCCAATTCACAAACCTTGATCAGGAAACAGCAGGATACCTTGAAGAGCCGGACGATTGGACAGAGCTTGGTATATATAAAGACCCGGTTGCAGCCAAAACAAACGGTAACCCGGAAGCATACCGTAAGGCGAAGTCATTCCGTTACTGGTCAACAATTTCCACAGAAATTGCTGATAACGTACGTTTCCAAATCTCACCATATGCTCGTACAATGGATATGGAATTCTTGATGCACTTCCTTCCAGGTCAGCCGCTTGAAGAAAACAAGCAAACAAGTTTTGGTTTCCAGAATGGTTTCTATATCAATGAAGGTGGCCAGTTCGAAGTGATCGCGGGTATTGATGCTGAAATTGGTAAAGGTGAGCTTGTGCAAACACAGGAAAATCCACCAACACAAGGTTTCTTAGTCACAAGACTACCTGTGGGTAAAAACTATGATTACGAAGTTGATACCAAAATGATTGCCGGTTTTGTGCGCGGTGATTTTGATGTGACGGACCAATTGACACTTGTCGGTGGTATTCGCGCCGAACATATGGCCTATGATTATGATAACCGTATGGTTAGTGGTCAGGTCGATGAAAATGGCGATGCATGTGCGCATTCTGATGGTTGTCGTTATACGCGTCCTGAAGACCGCGAAGACAAATTTGATAATGTGTCATTTGAAGCAGGCATGCTTTTTAAGATCGATGAAACAAACCGTTTCTTCGCCCGCTATAGCCGCGGTTTCCGTGCACCACAATCAACTGAACTATACCGTTTGCAACGTGGGCAATTGGTTGCAGATATCGATAGCGTAAAACTGGATAGTATTGAAGTGGGTATTCGCGGTAATGCAGATACTTATTCTTATGAAGTTGCCGGTTTTTACATGAAGAAAGACAATGTGATCTTCCAGGATAACCGCATTAACGTTGATAATGGTGCATCCAAACACATCGGTGTGGAAGGTATGTTTGAATACCGTTTCCCACAAGATGTAAGCGTTCGTTTCAACGGAAGTTATGCGGAACATACATATGATTTCGATTATATGACTGGTGATATCAACTGGAACGGCCTTGATATTGATACAGCCCCACGTAATTTCGGTAGCATCCAGCTTAACTGGGCGCCTGCGGATAAGGTTAAGGCTGGCCTAGAATGGATTTATATGGGTGAGTATTATATGGAACCGACTAATACCATTAAATACGAAGGTCATAATTACCTTAATTTCCGAATTGAGGCAGAAGCAATGGAAGGTGTGGATATCTTCATGCGCGTCATGAACCTGACGAATGTTAGATATGCTGAGCGTGCTGACGTATCATTTGGTACACCGCGTTACTTCGTTGGCAGACCACGTGCATTCTTTGGTGGTGCTCGCGTACGCTTCTAA
- a CDS encoding PQQ-binding-like beta-propeller repeat protein produces the protein MKLNLKKSVMALTMLATGLTSAIANADEPGTANGEWHHYTGDMKGSRYTPLDQINADNFEDLEMVWNFSTKNLGTRGEYKLEVTPIMVDGVIYATAGTRRTAIALDGQTGELMWLHSMREGLRGGMAPRQLSGRGLSYWSDGNGDDRIFYVTTGYRLIALNAHTGVPIDSFGTDGNGILDLKIGAVQGNEVQIDLVTGEIGLHATPTVAGDLIIVGSAMKEGMTIDNYNNTKGLVRAFDVRTGKKVWQFDPIPRPGQFGNDTWLDNSWERNGNTGVWTQITVDEKNELVFLAVESPSSDFYGGHRPGDNLFGESLVAVDLNTGEYKWHFQVVHHPIWDHDLSSAPLIMDVTIDGQDREIIALPTKQSYIYAFDRVTGEPIWDIPEVPVPQGNVPGEWYSPTQPMPPEHLHYGRGKLNLPDDFIDFTPEMRAAAVEKSKNWDWSNGGMYNPPLLGEVGGILGAINIGATTGGTNWPGASFDPETGIVYAPAATSILNNLSMAPPPEGYSNVNYMAGRKGQPFRMRNAAGTGQNPDAPDEVNYPVYDGPPVEIPSLTIEGLSILKPPYGVLSAIDMNKGEVIWTVPHGETPDNVRNHPKLRGMDIPRTGQRANVGVVVTKTLVIVGDQQVTNPGDRERGAMLRAYDKMTGENVGEVWMPAGQSGSPMSYQIDGRQYIIVSVSGGAYPGEFRAYALPED, from the coding sequence ATGAAGCTTAACTTGAAAAAGTCCGTCATGGCGCTCACGATGTTGGCTACTGGCCTAACGTCTGCTATCGCCAATGCGGATGAGCCGGGTACCGCAAATGGTGAATGGCATCATTATACGGGGGATATGAAGGGTTCCCGCTACACACCGCTTGATCAAATCAACGCGGATAACTTTGAAGACCTTGAAATGGTCTGGAACTTTTCAACCAAAAACCTAGGTACACGCGGCGAGTATAAGCTTGAAGTAACACCGATTATGGTTGATGGCGTTATTTACGCAACGGCGGGTACGCGCCGTACGGCAATCGCCCTTGACGGTCAAACGGGCGAATTAATGTGGCTTCATAGCATGCGCGAAGGTCTTCGTGGTGGTATGGCCCCTCGTCAGCTATCTGGTCGTGGTCTTTCTTACTGGTCAGACGGCAATGGTGATGACCGTATCTTTTACGTAACAACTGGTTACCGTTTGATCGCACTTAATGCCCACACAGGTGTTCCAATCGATAGCTTCGGTACAGATGGCAACGGTATTCTTGATCTTAAAATCGGTGCCGTACAAGGCAACGAAGTACAGATCGACCTTGTCACTGGTGAAATCGGTCTACATGCGACACCAACTGTTGCAGGCGATCTGATCATCGTGGGTTCTGCGATGAAAGAAGGTATGACCATCGATAACTACAACAATACCAAAGGTCTTGTTCGTGCGTTTGATGTTCGTACTGGTAAAAAAGTATGGCAATTTGACCCAATTCCACGTCCAGGCCAGTTCGGTAATGACACATGGCTTGATAATTCTTGGGAACGCAATGGTAACACAGGTGTTTGGACACAGATCACTGTGGACGAGAAAAACGAACTTGTTTTCCTAGCGGTTGAAAGTCCATCATCTGACTTCTATGGTGGTCACCGTCCTGGTGATAACCTGTTTGGTGAAAGCCTTGTTGCTGTTGACCTAAACACGGGTGAATATAAGTGGCATTTCCAAGTGGTCCACCATCCGATTTGGGACCATGACCTGTCATCAGCACCGCTAATTATGGATGTAACAATTGACGGTCAGGACCGCGAGATCATCGCGCTTCCGACAAAGCAATCATATATTTACGCGTTCGACCGTGTAACAGGTGAGCCGATTTGGGATATTCCGGAAGTTCCGGTACCACAAGGTAATGTGCCGGGTGAATGGTATTCACCAACACAACCAATGCCACCAGAGCACCTGCATTATGGTCGTGGTAAGCTAAATCTACCTGATGATTTCATCGATTTTACACCTGAAATGCGCGCAGCAGCAGTTGAAAAGTCCAAAAACTGGGACTGGAGCAACGGCGGTATGTATAACCCACCACTACTTGGTGAAGTGGGCGGCATCCTTGGTGCGATTAACATTGGTGCGACAACCGGTGGTACAAACTGGCCGGGTGCATCATTCGATCCTGAAACAGGTATCGTATATGCCCCAGCAGCGACATCAATCCTGAACAACCTTTCAATGGCGCCGCCACCAGAAGGTTATTCAAACGTGAACTACATGGCTGGCCGTAAAGGTCAACCATTCCGCATGCGTAATGCGGCGGGTACAGGTCAAAACCCTGACGCACCGGATGAAGTAAACTATCCTGTGTATGATGGCCCACCTGTTGAAATTCCATCACTAACCATCGAAGGTCTTTCAATCCTTAAGCCACCATACGGTGTTCTTTCAGCGATTGATATGAACAAAGGTGAAGTGATCTGGACAGTTCCACACGGTGAAACACCAGACAACGTTCGTAACCATCCAAAACTACGTGGCATGGATATTCCACGCACTGGTCAACGTGCAAACGTTGGTGTGGTTGTGACCAAAACACTTGTAATCGTTGGTGATCAACAAGTAACAAACCCTGGTGACCGTGAACGTGGTGCGATGCTTCGTGCCTATGACAAAATGACTGGTGAAAATGTTGGCGAAGTTTGGATGCCAGCGGGTCAATCCGGTTCACCGATGTCATACCAAATCGACGGTAGACAGTATATTATCGTATCTGTATCGGGTGGTGCATATCCGGGTGAATTCCGTGCATATGCGCTTCCTGAAGATTAA
- a CDS encoding PQQ-binding-like beta-propeller repeat protein, translated as MKLNFKKSFAALTMLATGLASSFAMAEAPGTENGEWHHYTGDIKGSRYTALDQINADNFEDLEMVWNFSTKNLGTRGEYKLEVTPLMVDGVLYATAGTRRTAIALDAATGELMWLHSMREGLRGGMAPRQLSGRGLSYWSDGNGDDRVYYVTTGYRLIALNAHTGVPIDSFGPDGNGILDLKVGAVQGNEVQIDLVTGEIGLHATPTVVGDMIIVGSAMKEGMTIDNYNNTKGLVRAFDIRTGEKIWQFDPIPRPGQFGNDTWLDNSWERNGNTGVWTQITVDEKNELVFLAVESPSSDFYGGHRPGPNLFGESLVAVDLKTGEYRWHFQVVHHPIWDHDLSSAPLIMDVTIDGKDREIIALPTKQAFIYAFDRVTGEPIWDIPEVPVPQGNIPGEWYSPTQPMPPMHLMYGRGKLDLPNDLIDFTPELRQAALDKMHHWDWSNGGMYNPPIEGDVNGTLGAINIGATNGGTNWPGASFDPETGIVYAPASMIALNNLSMAPPPEGYSNVRYMAGRKGQQFRMRNAAGTGQNPDAPKEVNYPVFDGPRVEIPGLNVEGLSILKPPYGVIAAIDMNKGEVIWQAPHGETPDNVRNHPKLRGLDIPRTGQSGALGVVVTKTLVIAGDYRVTNPGDRERGAMLRAYDKMTGENVGEVWMPAGQSGSPMSYMVDGRQFIIVSVSGGAYPGEFRAYALPED; from the coding sequence ATGAAGCTTAACTTTAAGAAGTCTTTTGCTGCTTTGACGATGCTGGCCACCGGCCTTGCGTCATCATTTGCAATGGCAGAAGCGCCGGGCACCGAAAACGGTGAATGGCATCATTATACCGGGGATATTAAGGGTTCCCGCTATACCGCACTTGATCAAATCAATGCGGACAACTTTGAAGACCTTGAAATGGTCTGGAACTTTTCAACCAAAAACCTCGGTACACGTGGCGAGTATAAGCTTGAAGTAACCCCACTAATGGTGGACGGCGTACTTTACGCAACAGCCGGTACGCGCCGTACGGCAATCGCACTTGACGCGGCAACGGGCGAATTAATGTGGCTTCACAGCATGCGCGAAGGTCTTCGTGGTGGTATGGCCCCTCGTCAGCTATCCGGTCGTGGCCTTTCTTACTGGTCAGACGGCAATGGCGATGACCGCGTTTATTACGTAACAACTGGTTACCGCCTAATCGCGCTAAACGCGCATACTGGTGTTCCAATCGACAGCTTTGGCCCTGATGGTAACGGTATTCTTGACCTTAAGGTCGGCGCTGTTCAAGGTAACGAAGTACAGATCGATCTTGTAACCGGTGAAATTGGTCTTCATGCGACACCAACAGTTGTTGGTGACATGATCATCGTAGGTTCTGCGATGAAAGAAGGTATGACCATTGATAACTACAATAATACCAAAGGTCTTGTACGTGCATTTGACATCAGAACTGGCGAGAAAATCTGGCAATTTGACCCGATTCCACGTCCGGGCCAGTTTGGTAACGACACATGGTTAGACAATTCATGGGAAAGAAACGGTAACACAGGAGTTTGGACACAGATTACTGTGGATGAGAAAAACGAACTTGTTTTCTTAGCCGTTGAATCACCATCATCTGACTTCTATGGTGGTCACCGCCCTGGTCCAAACCTATTCGGTGAGAGCCTAGTAGCTGTTGACCTTAAGACAGGTGAATACAGATGGCATTTCCAAGTGGTTCACCATCCAATTTGGGACCATGACTTGTCATCAGCACCGCTGATTATGGATGTCACCATTGACGGTAAAGACCGCGAGATCATTGCACTGCCAACAAAGCAGGCATTCATCTACGCGTTTGACCGTGTAACAGGTGAGCCGATTTGGGATATTCCGGAAGTTCCGGTACCACAAGGCAACATTCCTGGCGAATGGTATTCGCCAACACAGCCAATGCCACCAATGCATCTAATGTATGGTCGTGGTAAACTTGATCTACCGAATGATCTGATCGACTTTACACCTGAGCTACGTCAAGCAGCCCTTGATAAAATGCATCACTGGGATTGGAGCAACGGCGGCATGTATAACCCACCGATCGAAGGTGATGTAAATGGTACACTTGGTGCGATTAACATCGGTGCGACAAACGGTGGTACAAACTGGCCGGGTGCGTCATTCGATCCTGAAACAGGTATCGTATATGCGCCAGCATCAATGATTGCACTAAACAACCTTTCAATGGCGCCTCCACCAGAAGGATATTCAAACGTTCGCTATATGGCGGGTCGTAAGGGTCAGCAGTTCCGCATGCGTAATGCAGCGGGTACAGGTCAAAACCCTGACGCACCGAAAGAAGTGAATTATCCTGTATTTGATGGCCCACGTGTTGAAATTCCTGGACTAAATGTCGAGGGTCTTTCAATTCTTAAGCCGCCATACGGTGTGATCGCTGCGATCGATATGAATAAAGGTGAAGTGATCTGGCAAGCACCACACGGTGAAACACCAGACAACGTTCGTAACCACCCGAAACTTCGTGGCTTAGATATTCCACGTACTGGTCAAAGTGGTGCACTTGGTGTTGTTGTAACCAAGACACTTGTGATCGCTGGTGATTACCGCGTGACAAACCCAGGTGACCGTGAGCGTGGCGCGATGCTTCGTGCATACGACAAAATGACTGGTGAAAATGTTGGCGAAGTTTGGATGCCAGCAGGACAATCCGGTTCACCAATGTCATACATGGTTGATGGCAGACAGTTCATTATCGTTTCCGTATCGGGCGGTGCATATCCGGGTGAATTCCGTGCGTATGCTCTTCCAGAGGATTAA